One window of the Corticium candelabrum chromosome 7, ooCorCand1.1, whole genome shotgun sequence genome contains the following:
- the LOC134182657 gene encoding uncharacterized protein LOC134182657, whose amino-acid sequence MATSLPFGKARYTGQTRENLRNGYGVYTFSNSFFRYEGEWIDGKMHGHGKFLMKDGSFYEGTFRDGQIYGHGFKFWATTGDKYEGEFSHGEMNGHGIMQFGDGSHYEGYWEDNKREGLGNLTVIDGIQYHGQFHQHKRHGEGNCVYANGDEYDGGWVRDQRHGHGTLKQKDGSVYEGQWNQGVRHGQGEMKHACGVVYVGPWINDRPADEPVALKITTECPIEVHCNDHSISVTVVCVDEDGDVIDNESGRMLTIRAGRQVKQKSSEKLTDLIDTPFGFIVEPYDIRELPILETSSSSVAVPAFGKDSCTSSSANLPEIGVETSSPPPAVVSTVEVVHSTVQSTYTSQVELSAGESSVTAYLDSTTSLLNHATAELETTFLCNLQQVGNVATVNGRATFSRLFIPPLPLPCDMENSHSRQDVIDCVRKGGELSSDDPSKLKFTSSSKESLKQMEPPSPVPSYVRGKGNRNQRKLSSVTSSTSSIKKGESGKLLKKEKDANKHKEINKVEADKYCKTGDYVLLVSDVTNPPFFGSVLKPAFAHIKVLPPPRSRRGTRPKILSASGKGNPQAPSRMELYEK is encoded by the exons ATGGTAAATTTCTGATGAAAGATGGCAGTTTCTATGAAGGGACTTTCCGGGATGGACAGATTTATGGTCACGGTTTCAAGTTTTGGGCTACTACTGGGGACAAGTATGAAGGAGAATTCTCACATGGTGAAATGAATGGGCATGGAATCATGCAATTTGGAGATGGAAGTCACTATGAAGGATACTGGGAAGACAATAAGCGTGAAG GACTTGGAAATTTGACTGTCATTGATGGTATTCAATACCATGGACAGTTTCATCAACACAAGAGGCACGGGGAAGGGAATTGTGTGTATGCTAATGGTGATGAGTATGATGGTGGCTGGGTGAGAGACCAGCGACATGGACATGGCACACTTAAGCAAAAGGATGGAAGTGTTTATGAG GGTCAATGGAACCAAGGAGTTCGGCATGGACAAGGTGAAATGAAACATGCTTGTGGAGTTGTTTACGTGGGTCCTTGGATAAATGACAGACCAGCAG ATGAACCTGTAGCACTGAAAATCACAACTGAATGTCCGATAGAGGTCCACTGTAATGACCATTCGATTAGTGTGACGGTAGTGTGTGTTGATGAAGATGGCGATGTCATAGACAATG AAAGTGGCCGGATGTTGACCATCAGAGCTGGGAGACAAGTCAAGCAGAAAAGTAGTGAGAAACTAACAGATCTAATTGACACTCCATT TGGCTTTATCGTTGAACCGTATGACATTCGGGAATTGCCGATTCTTGAAACTAGTAGTAGTTCTGTGGCTGTACCTGCATTTGGGAAAGATTCATGTACATCTTCTTCTGCAAACTTGCCAGAAATTGGTGTTGAGACTTCGTCTCCTCCACCAGCTGTTGTTAGTACTGTTGAAGTAGTtcatagtacagtacaaagCACCTACACATCACAAGTAGAGTTGAGTGCAGGAGAATCTTCTGTAACGGCATATTTGGATTCAACGACAAGTTTACTCAACCATGCAACAGCAGAGCTAGAAACAACGTTTTTATGTAACTTGCAGCAAGTTGGTAATGTAGCAACAGTCAACGGGAGAGCTACGTTCTCTAGACTGTTCATTCCACCATTGCCTCTCCCATGTGATATGGAAAACTCTCATTCTCGACAAGATGTTATTGATTGTGTTAGAAAAGGTGGAGAGTTATCAAGTGATGATCCTAGCAAATTGAAATTCACTAGTTCATCTAAGGAAAGCTTAAAGCAAATGGAACCACCTTCACCGGTGCCTTCATATGTTAGAGGAAAGGGCAATCGAAATCAGAGAAAATTGTCAAGTGTGACCAGTAGCACAAGTAGCATAAAGAAAGGTGAGTCAGGCAAGCTTCTGAAGAAAGAAAAAGATGCCAATAAACACAAGGAAATCAACAAAGTTGAAGCAGACAAATACTGCAAGACAG GTGATTATGTGTTACTGGTCAGTGATGTGACTAACCCACCATTTTTTGGCTCTGTATTGAAACCTGCATTTGCTCATATAAAAGTTCTTCCACCACCAAGGTCACGTCGAGGAACTCGCCCCAAGATATTGTCTGCTAGTGGAAAAGGAAATCCTCAAGCTCCATCTCGAATGGAATTGTATGAGAAGTGA